The following are from one region of the Simiduia agarivorans SA1 = DSM 21679 genome:
- a CDS encoding ATP-binding cassette domain-containing protein, producing the protein MLHFQAARLGFGDQTVLADIDLCIRPGDRIALLGKSGAGKSTLLAAVRQAQESQCAWCPQAPALVPGLSTYQNVFTGGLQRHNALYNAINLIRPWPDRLAEISALSKPLGIDTLLHAPAGELSGGQQQRVSLARAAWQQKPWLLADEPVSALDEQQAEAALGWLLERHRGGLVALHHVALAQRLCNRVIGLRDGRVLFDKPIHAFSPADQAALYQ; encoded by the coding sequence GTGCTGCATTTTCAGGCCGCGCGCCTGGGCTTTGGCGACCAGACGGTGCTGGCGGATATCGATCTCTGCATCCGGCCCGGCGATCGTATTGCACTGCTGGGCAAAAGCGGCGCAGGCAAATCCACCCTGCTGGCCGCCGTGCGCCAGGCACAGGAATCCCAGTGCGCCTGGTGCCCGCAGGCGCCGGCACTGGTGCCGGGCCTGAGCACTTACCAGAATGTGTTTACCGGCGGGCTGCAACGCCATAACGCCCTGTACAACGCCATCAATCTGATCCGCCCCTGGCCCGACCGGCTGGCAGAAATCAGTGCGCTGAGTAAGCCGCTGGGCATCGATACCCTGTTGCATGCGCCCGCCGGCGAACTCTCCGGCGGTCAGCAACAACGGGTGAGCCTGGCGCGCGCGGCCTGGCAACAGAAACCCTGGTTGCTGGCAGACGAGCCGGTATCTGCCCTGGATGAACAACAGGCCGAGGCCGCCCTTGGCTGGCTGCTCGAACGCCATCGGGGTGGCCTTGTGGCGTTGCACCATGTGGCGCTGGCGCAACGCCTGTGCAACCGGGTGATTGGCCTGCGCGATGGCCGGGTGCTGTTCGACAAGCCCATCCACGCGTTCAGTCCCGCCGATCAGGCCGCCCTGTACCAGTGA
- the gss gene encoding bifunctional glutathionylspermidine amidase/synthase, whose product MAHQLKFPPEPFGTLLGYAPGKVAIYSSHYPSANKAEYPDRQSYRSTLDGHPMGYKWQCVEFARRWLYQNYGYVFDDVPMAYDIFQLHHVTRLADDTLLPLRAFANGSLRAPEVGCLLIWAEGGEFEVTGHVAIITDIGPDFVRIAEQNVEHAKLPEGQHWNRQLRLERKPNGRFQIHEQFSNTRILGWMIQTQDDTHAQPPTKRDYSLFRLNSRVTNQLGQHTRPWLDEANKIDAAFIKAMGGHRLCESDSDAEHYRYFRMSETAEAELVRATNELHLMFMHATQAVLNDDKLLARFNIPKALWPRLRKSWENRRGQTVTGRFDFCMSDKGLKVYEYNADSASCHTEAGRIQGQWAKAFGVQEGTDPGAALAERITHAWKNSGAHGLLHIMQDNDAEESYHAQFIKAAAEAAGLQCKVIKGVSSLRWNSEGRITDAEGQVIEFVWKTWAWETALDQIRAECEDDDAHPNLRHAKDEHSHPRLVDVLLTPEVIVFEPFWTLIPSNKAILPILWQIFPNHPYLLNAQFQLTKDLSKQGYVSKPIAGRCGYNISLVDKNDQVLNETDGRFDEQDQIYQALWKLPEIDGYRVQLCTFTARGKYAGSCVRVDKSLIITTGSDLLPLRTVEDEKL is encoded by the coding sequence ATGGCCCACCAACTCAAATTCCCGCCCGAACCCTTTGGCACCCTGCTTGGTTATGCACCGGGCAAGGTGGCGATTTACTCCAGCCACTACCCCAGCGCCAACAAGGCCGAATACCCGGACCGTCAGAGTTACCGTAGCACACTCGACGGCCACCCCATGGGCTATAAGTGGCAATGCGTGGAATTTGCCCGGCGCTGGCTGTACCAGAATTATGGCTATGTGTTTGACGACGTGCCCATGGCCTACGATATTTTTCAACTGCACCATGTCACCCGCCTGGCAGACGATACGCTCCTGCCCCTGCGCGCCTTTGCCAATGGCAGCCTGCGCGCGCCGGAAGTGGGCTGCCTGCTGATCTGGGCCGAGGGCGGCGAATTTGAAGTCACGGGCCACGTGGCCATCATCACCGATATCGGCCCGGATTTTGTGCGCATTGCCGAGCAGAATGTGGAGCATGCCAAGCTGCCCGAAGGCCAGCATTGGAACCGGCAGCTGCGCCTGGAGCGCAAGCCCAACGGCCGGTTCCAGATACACGAACAGTTCAGTAATACCCGGATACTGGGCTGGATGATCCAGACCCAGGACGATACCCACGCCCAGCCGCCCACCAAACGCGATTATTCGCTGTTCCGCCTAAACAGCCGGGTAACCAATCAACTGGGCCAGCACACGCGCCCGTGGCTCGATGAAGCCAATAAAATTGATGCGGCCTTTATCAAAGCCATGGGCGGGCATCGCTTATGTGAGTCGGATTCAGACGCAGAGCATTATCGCTACTTCCGCATGTCGGAAACCGCTGAAGCCGAATTGGTGCGCGCCACCAACGAATTGCACTTAATGTTCATGCACGCCACCCAGGCGGTACTGAATGACGACAAGCTGCTGGCGCGGTTCAATATTCCCAAAGCGCTCTGGCCCCGGCTCAGAAAATCCTGGGAAAACCGGCGCGGCCAAACCGTTACCGGCCGGTTCGACTTCTGCATGTCGGACAAAGGCCTGAAGGTGTACGAGTACAATGCCGATTCCGCCAGCTGCCACACCGAAGCCGGTCGCATACAGGGGCAGTGGGCCAAAGCCTTTGGCGTGCAGGAAGGCACCGACCCGGGCGCAGCGCTGGCCGAGCGGATTACCCACGCCTGGAAAAACAGCGGCGCCCACGGCCTGCTGCACATCATGCAGGACAACGACGCGGAAGAAAGTTATCACGCCCAATTCATCAAGGCCGCTGCTGAAGCCGCCGGTTTGCAATGCAAAGTGATTAAAGGGGTCAGCAGTCTGCGTTGGAACAGCGAGGGCCGCATCACCGATGCCGAAGGTCAGGTGATTGAGTTTGTCTGGAAAACCTGGGCCTGGGAAACCGCGCTGGATCAGATCCGCGCCGAATGTGAAGACGACGACGCCCACCCCAATTTACGCCACGCAAAAGACGAGCACAGTCATCCCCGCCTGGTGGATGTGTTACTCACACCCGAAGTGATTGTGTTTGAACCCTTCTGGACATTGATCCCCAGCAACAAAGCGATCCTGCCGATTTTGTGGCAGATTTTCCCCAATCACCCCTATTTGCTCAACGCCCAGTTCCAGCTGACCAAAGATCTGAGTAAACAAGGCTATGTGTCCAAACCCATTGCCGGGCGCTGCGGTTACAACATCAGTCTGGTGGATAAAAATGACCAGGTGTTGAACGAAACCGATGGTCGCTTTGACGAGCAGGACCAGATTTATCAGGCACTCTGGAAACTGCCCGAGATTGATGGCTACCGGGTGCAGTTGTGTACCTTCACCGCGCGCGGAAAATACGCCGGCAGTTGTGTGCGGGTGGATAAATCACTGATCATTACCACCGGCTCGGATTTATTACCCTTGCGCACAGTAGAGGACGAAAAACTCTGA
- the mnmH gene encoding tRNA 2-selenouridine(34) synthase MnmH → MKRPNTDDYRRLFIEDLPLMDVRAPVEFNKGAFPQSVNIPLLDDEQRAAVGTRYKEQGQDAAIELGWQLATPEIKAQRQRDWLAHASQHPTGYLYCFRGGLRSRLSQQLLREAGLDYPLVTGGYKALRRFLIDALEANSQTAPLVLVSGRTGSGKTLLLPKLPRTLDLEAMANHRGSAFGRQLAPQPTQIDFENRLSIGLLKAMHQSASAPLFVEDEGKLIGRVSMPICFKTRMENSPLAVLETPMDERVEIALADYVTEAFPQYLAHFPDSRGDAEQAFRKQILDNLSRIRKRLGGEKYQFLSTQFEQALTRFFATGVADDFRPGIELLLTEYYDPMYDFQKGLRKGREIFRGDKAAYIEWAASLETFPS, encoded by the coding sequence ATGAAACGGCCCAATACCGACGATTACCGCCGTCTGTTCATTGAGGACTTACCCTTGATGGATGTGCGCGCGCCGGTGGAATTCAACAAAGGTGCGTTTCCGCAATCCGTCAACATTCCCCTGCTGGACGATGAGCAACGCGCCGCCGTGGGCACCCGCTACAAAGAGCAGGGCCAGGATGCGGCCATCGAGCTCGGTTGGCAGTTGGCCACGCCAGAGATCAAGGCCCAGCGCCAACGGGATTGGCTGGCCCACGCCAGCCAGCACCCCACCGGCTACCTGTATTGTTTCCGTGGCGGCTTGCGCTCGCGCCTGTCGCAGCAGCTGCTGCGCGAAGCGGGACTCGACTACCCTTTGGTCACCGGTGGCTACAAAGCCCTGCGCCGGTTTCTGATCGATGCGCTGGAAGCCAACAGCCAGACGGCGCCACTGGTGCTGGTGAGCGGCCGCACTGGCTCGGGCAAAACCCTGTTACTGCCCAAACTCCCGCGCACGCTTGATCTGGAGGCCATGGCCAACCACCGGGGCAGCGCCTTCGGACGCCAGCTGGCACCACAACCGACGCAAATCGATTTTGAAAACCGGCTCAGCATCGGCTTGCTGAAGGCCATGCACCAATCTGCCAGCGCGCCCTTGTTTGTGGAAGACGAGGGCAAACTGATTGGCCGGGTGTCCATGCCCATCTGCTTCAAAACCCGGATGGAAAATTCGCCGCTGGCGGTATTGGAAACGCCCATGGACGAGCGGGTGGAGATAGCGCTGGCGGATTACGTTACCGAGGCCTTCCCGCAGTATCTGGCGCACTTTCCGGATTCACGCGGCGATGCCGAACAGGCCTTCCGCAAACAGATACTGGACAATTTGTCGCGCATCCGTAAACGTCTGGGCGGTGAAAAATACCAATTTTTATCCACCCAATTTGAGCAGGCGTTAACGCGGTTTTTTGCCACCGGCGTGGCTGACGATTTCCGTCCGGGCATCGAATTGTTGCTCACCGAATACTACGACCCCATGTACGATTTCCAGAAAGGATTGCGCAAGGGGCGTGAAATTTTCCGCGGTGATAAAGCGGCCTACATCGAGTGGGCCGCGTCACTGGAAACCTTCCCATCATGA
- a CDS encoding PhnE/PtxC family ABC transporter permease produces MSLWLALTAMVAWLLADTDLASPNPWRELTAMGRGLLMPTVADWGQWLSAIGMTLAFALQAIALAALVGFVLALVWHRRWVRWLAALARSVHEVFWALLFIQVLGLSTGAGLLALFLPYAGTLAKIYGEQLQESDPRPVQALTLSTRAGLSYFLYCRLPLVWAGFGHYTRYRLECALRSSVVLGFIGLPTLGYFLETALREGDYASASALLYALIALVFSLKLWLNRWGFVLALSLSLWWFPPAVHWQPGLLAQFAQDLIPAPLRLDLNAEQAMAWLKALLTQALDGSWHTLVLAQVVVAATGLLALLAMPLNSPQMLPGWARWAGDGLLIVVRSLPEYLLNFIGLICLGPSMLPAMIAMSLHNGAIIAHLLGQHSGELPEAAMHSGATDRFFYHLLPRLYRQFLAYLLYRWEIIVRETAMLGVLGIPTLGFYIDSAFERLAFDVALLLILVSSLMTLGADSLSRWLRSHLALKTTPESE; encoded by the coding sequence GTGAGCCTGTGGCTCGCGTTGACCGCCATGGTCGCGTGGCTGCTGGCCGATACCGATCTTGCCAGCCCCAACCCCTGGCGCGAGCTGACGGCGATGGGGCGCGGACTGTTGATGCCCACCGTTGCCGATTGGGGCCAGTGGTTGTCTGCCATTGGCATGACCCTGGCGTTTGCCCTGCAGGCGATTGCGCTGGCGGCATTGGTGGGATTTGTTCTGGCGCTGGTGTGGCACCGGCGCTGGGTGCGCTGGCTCGCGGCACTGGCGCGCAGCGTACACGAAGTGTTCTGGGCATTGCTGTTCATTCAGGTGCTGGGGCTGAGCACTGGCGCAGGACTTCTGGCCCTGTTCCTGCCCTATGCCGGCACGCTGGCAAAGATCTATGGCGAACAATTGCAGGAGTCGGACCCCCGCCCGGTGCAAGCGCTTACTCTCTCTACGCGCGCCGGTTTATCCTACTTTTTGTATTGCCGTCTGCCCCTTGTGTGGGCGGGCTTTGGCCACTACACCCGCTACCGGTTGGAATGCGCACTGCGCTCGTCGGTGGTGCTGGGGTTTATCGGCCTGCCGACGCTGGGCTACTTTCTGGAAACCGCCCTGCGCGAAGGTGACTACGCCAGCGCCTCGGCACTGCTCTACGCCCTGATCGCACTGGTTTTCAGCCTGAAACTGTGGCTCAACCGCTGGGGCTTTGTGCTGGCACTGTCGCTGTCACTGTGGTGGTTTCCGCCGGCGGTGCACTGGCAGCCGGGCTTGTTGGCACAATTCGCTCAGGATCTGATACCCGCTCCCTTGCGCCTGGACCTGAACGCCGAACAGGCCATGGCTTGGCTCAAGGCCTTGCTCACCCAAGCATTGGACGGCAGCTGGCATACGCTGGTATTGGCACAAGTGGTGGTGGCCGCCACTGGCCTGCTGGCCTTGTTGGCCATGCCACTCAACAGCCCCCAGATGTTGCCGGGCTGGGCGAGGTGGGCCGGCGATGGGCTCCTGATTGTGGTGCGCTCGCTGCCGGAATACCTGCTCAATTTTATTGGCCTGATTTGCCTGGGCCCGTCCATGTTGCCCGCCATGATTGCCATGAGCCTGCACAATGGCGCCATCATTGCCCACCTGTTGGGCCAGCACTCGGGCGAGCTGCCGGAAGCAGCCATGCACTCAGGCGCCACCGACCGCTTTTTTTATCATCTGCTGCCGCGCCTGTACCGCCAGTTTCTGGCGTATTTGCTGTATCGGTGGGAGATCATCGTGCGGGAAACCGCCATGCTGGGCGTGCTGGGTATACCGACCCTGGGGTTTTATATCGATTCCGCCTTCGAGCGGCTGGCGTTTGATGTGGCGCTGCTGTTGATACTGGTGAGCAGCCTGATGACCCTGGGTGCCGATAGCCTGTCGCGCTGGCTCAGATCGCACCTGGCGCTTAAAACAACACCTGAAAGTGAGTAA
- the ppc gene encoding phosphoenolpyruvate carboxylase, translating to MSALRNQVKALGSLLGQTIADHEGQDCLDLIETIRLQSKAIDAGDQAALADLTGKISAADDKTLLTIARAFSQFLNLANIAEQIYTVSDEAKTLIDRPDPFASLRSQFENQRWSAEAFTRAAEKLHMDLVLTAHPTEVTRRTLIHKYRQIFDQLRRGDDVDMTRIQELISQDWMTNSIRRIRPTPVDEASWGLAVIEDSLWEAVPRFLRELDAQSEQITGKPLAPQITPLRMSSWMGGDRDGNPFVTAKLTRQVIAMSRAKAAELYARDLEQLSMELSMMDASDDLWALLPEQHKDSEQPYRELIRPVRKLLAHTREQMDELYRTGSRSDNQPVLESVEQLLTPLYQCYDSLMRCGLTRIARGYLLDTIRRIQCFGVGLIRLDIRQHSERHNDVMAEITRALGVGDYLSWSETERQAFLRAELDNPRPLLPIHFAPSAEVQEVLDTVQVIAETPAEMMAIYIISMASQPSDVLLVELLQKACGVKKPLPVAPLFETLDDLDNAEGVMRDLMAMPGYKARAKGRQYVMIGYSDSAKDAGVLAASWAQYRAQDALIKLHTAEGMDLTLFHGRGGTIGRGGGPAHAAILSQPPGSVNGGLRVTEQGETIRYKFGLPKLAVRSLSLYASAILEALLAPPPEPKAEWRALLDSMADTACKTYRYYIREEPDFVRYFRQATPEQELGQLPLGSRPAKRKAEGGIESLRAIPWIFAWSQNRLVLPSWLGFGTALKQAVDNGSADLLKDMQANWPFMRSRLAMMEMVYSKSDSHIASLYDARLVDDSLKGLGQALRNQLSEDTATLLNFLGQQALLENDAWGAQSLDVREIYLVPLHLLQIELLARVRAKQDVDQVSDCNRALMVAMAGIAAGMRNTG from the coding sequence ATGAGCGCATTGCGCAATCAGGTGAAGGCCTTGGGCAGCCTGCTGGGCCAGACCATTGCCGATCACGAGGGCCAGGATTGCCTGGATCTCATCGAAACTATCCGGTTACAGAGCAAGGCCATCGATGCCGGCGACCAGGCCGCGTTGGCGGATCTGACGGGCAAGATCAGTGCCGCAGACGACAAAACCCTGCTCACCATCGCCCGCGCCTTCAGCCAGTTTCTGAACCTGGCCAATATTGCCGAACAGATTTACACCGTCAGTGATGAAGCCAAAACCCTGATCGACCGTCCCGATCCCTTCGCCAGCTTGCGCAGCCAGTTTGAAAACCAACGCTGGAGTGCGGAAGCCTTTACCCGCGCGGCGGAAAAACTGCACATGGATCTGGTGTTGACCGCGCACCCCACCGAGGTGACCCGTCGCACGCTGATTCACAAGTACCGGCAGATTTTCGATCAGTTGCGCCGCGGCGACGATGTGGACATGACCCGCATTCAGGAGCTGATCAGCCAGGATTGGATGACCAACTCCATCCGCCGCATCCGGCCCACCCCCGTGGATGAAGCGTCCTGGGGTCTGGCAGTGATTGAAGATTCCCTGTGGGAAGCTGTGCCGCGCTTTTTGCGTGAGCTCGACGCCCAGTCCGAACAGATTACCGGCAAGCCACTGGCGCCGCAGATTACGCCCCTGCGCATGTCGTCCTGGATGGGCGGCGATCGCGATGGCAACCCCTTCGTTACCGCCAAGCTCACCCGTCAGGTGATCGCCATGAGCCGCGCCAAAGCGGCCGAGCTGTATGCGCGCGATCTGGAGCAGTTGTCGATGGAATTGTCCATGATGGATGCCAGCGATGACCTCTGGGCGCTGTTGCCGGAACAGCACAAGGATTCCGAACAACCCTACCGCGAACTGATCCGCCCGGTGCGAAAATTACTGGCGCACACGCGCGAGCAGATGGACGAACTCTATCGCACCGGCAGCCGCAGTGATAACCAGCCGGTATTGGAAAGTGTGGAGCAATTGCTGACGCCCTTGTACCAGTGTTACGACAGCCTGATGCGTTGCGGCCTGACCCGCATTGCGCGCGGTTATTTGCTCGATACCATCCGCCGCATCCAGTGCTTTGGTGTGGGCCTGATCCGGCTCGACATCCGCCAGCACTCCGAGCGCCACAATGATGTGATGGCAGAAATCACCCGTGCGCTCGGCGTGGGCGATTACCTGAGCTGGAGTGAAACAGAGCGGCAGGCATTTTTGCGTGCCGAACTGGATAACCCGCGGCCACTGCTGCCAATTCACTTTGCGCCCTCGGCCGAGGTGCAGGAAGTGCTCGACACGGTGCAGGTGATTGCCGAAACGCCGGCGGAAATGATGGCCATCTACATCATTTCCATGGCCAGTCAGCCGAGCGATGTGTTGCTGGTGGAATTGCTGCAAAAAGCCTGTGGCGTGAAAAAACCGCTGCCGGTGGCGCCCCTGTTTGAAACCCTGGACGACCTGGATAACGCCGAAGGCGTGATGCGCGACCTGATGGCCATGCCCGGTTACAAGGCGCGCGCAAAGGGTCGCCAGTATGTGATGATTGGTTACTCCGACTCCGCCAAGGATGCCGGTGTGCTGGCCGCGTCCTGGGCCCAGTACCGCGCGCAGGACGCCTTGATCAAATTGCATACCGCCGAAGGCATGGACTTAACACTGTTCCACGGCCGTGGCGGCACCATCGGCCGTGGCGGCGGCCCAGCCCATGCGGCCATCCTGAGCCAACCACCGGGTTCGGTGAACGGCGGCCTGCGGGTGACCGAGCAGGGCGAAACCATTCGCTACAAATTCGGCTTGCCAAAACTCGCGGTGCGCAGCCTGTCGCTGTATGCCAGTGCGATTCTGGAAGCGCTGCTGGCGCCGCCACCCGAGCCCAAGGCCGAGTGGCGTGCGTTGCTCGATTCCATGGCCGACACCGCCTGCAAAACTTATCGCTATTACATCCGCGAAGAGCCGGATTTTGTCCGCTATTTCCGTCAGGCCACGCCGGAGCAGGAACTGGGTCAGCTGCCGCTGGGTAGCCGGCCGGCCAAGCGCAAAGCTGAAGGCGGCATTGAATCCCTGCGCGCGATTCCGTGGATTTTTGCCTGGTCGCAAAACCGCCTGGTGTTGCCGAGCTGGCTGGGTTTTGGCACCGCGCTGAAACAAGCGGTGGACAATGGCAGCGCGGATTTGTTGAAAGACATGCAGGCCAATTGGCCGTTCATGCGCTCGCGTTTGGCGATGATGGAAATGGTGTACTCCAAATCCGACAGCCACATAGCCTCACTCTACGACGCGCGCCTGGTAGACGACTCGCTCAAAGGCCTGGGGCAGGCCCTGCGCAATCAATTGAGTGAAGATACCGCCACCTTGCTGAATTTCCTCGGTCAGCAGGCGCTGCTGGAAAATGATGCCTGGGGTGCGCAATCACTCGACGTGCGGGAAATTTATCTGGTGCCACTGCACCTGTTGCAAATCGAATTGCTCGCGCGCGTGCGCGCCAAGCAGGATGTGGATCAGGTCAGTGATTGCAATCGCGCACTGATGGTGGCCATGGCGGGTATTGCGGCGGGGATGCGCAATACCGGTTAA
- a CDS encoding cation diffusion facilitator family transporter yields MPTSTDKKKRVRKEQIALRLSLGGVVFFVALALGFAVYTNSDAILFDGIYSLVSFATGLLTIKVAKLAERPDDEQFHFGYTTLEPTLNLFKSLITIVVCIYAATEALRRLLDGGNETVYGWAVVYGVLATGGCFIVALLLRRFGRDARSDLVNVESKAWFVDGMLSGSVLLGFIIAYALSVSAYAHWAPLVDPLLLILIIALALPIPGKVFLNSLREIIVMAPPETVVDEIGERLIPTLSHIPHELIEYRVNKRGRNTYLLVHVLVTDAFDQVSISEMDKVRRHSMKIMKAWNPEIVMDILFVRDKSLIY; encoded by the coding sequence ATGCCAACTTCGACCGACAAAAAGAAACGCGTCCGCAAGGAACAAATCGCCCTGCGCCTGTCGCTGGGCGGGGTGGTGTTTTTTGTGGCGCTGGCGCTGGGCTTTGCCGTATATACCAATTCCGATGCGATCCTGTTTGATGGCATCTATTCGCTGGTGTCTTTTGCCACCGGCCTGCTGACCATCAAAGTGGCCAAGCTGGCGGAGCGGCCAGATGACGAGCAATTCCATTTTGGTTACACCACGCTCGAACCCACGCTCAACCTGTTCAAATCACTGATCACCATCGTGGTGTGTATTTATGCTGCCACCGAAGCCTTGCGGCGTTTGTTGGATGGTGGCAATGAAACCGTTTACGGCTGGGCAGTGGTGTATGGCGTGTTGGCAACCGGTGGCTGCTTTATTGTTGCCTTGTTGCTGCGCCGGTTCGGGCGCGATGCGCGCTCGGACCTGGTGAACGTGGAATCCAAAGCCTGGTTTGTAGACGGCATGTTATCCGGCTCGGTGTTGTTGGGCTTTATTATCGCCTACGCCTTATCGGTATCGGCCTATGCCCATTGGGCGCCGTTAGTGGACCCTTTGTTGTTGATTCTGATCATCGCGCTGGCGCTGCCCATCCCCGGCAAGGTGTTTCTTAACAGCCTGCGCGAAATCATCGTTATGGCACCGCCCGAAACGGTGGTGGATGAAATCGGCGAACGCCTGATACCCACGCTTTCGCACATTCCCCACGAGCTGATTGAATACCGGGTCAACAAGCGGGGGCGCAATACTTACTTGCTGGTGCACGTACTTGTAACAGACGCCTTTGATCAGGTCTCCATATCGGAAATGGATAAAGTGCGCAGACACAGTATGAAAATCATGAAAGCCTGGAACCCGGAAATCGTCATGGACATTTTGTTCGTGCGCGATAAAAGCCTGATCTATTGA
- a CDS encoding I78 family peptidase inhibitor: MTLTKPQDLSTEAIATLIGKNARVYTTGDMLTQDFVPNRVNIELSDTREIVRVWLG; this comes from the coding sequence ATGACACTCACCAAGCCCCAGGATTTATCCACAGAAGCGATTGCCACCTTAATCGGAAAAAACGCCCGCGTTTACACCACCGGCGATATGCTGACGCAGGATTTTGTGCCCAACAGGGTGAATATTGAATTGTCGGACACACGCGAGATTGTACGCGTTTGGTTGGGGTGA
- a CDS encoding DMT family transporter: MPATRVWLLTAIAMLAFAANSLLCRMALAQGHIDPASFTALRLIAGAVMLALLVSVSAKPRAPVFVQGSWRGAFALFIYAAGFSFAYVELNTATGALILFAAVQLCMIAFGLWQGERFSALQWAGLVCALAGLAYLLVPNATRPDLWSALLMAAAGVAWAVYSLLGKQSRGALFFTAGNFVKSLVFAAPLLWAFNDLFYVNAKGVALAIASGALASGMGYALWYALLPHLKAMTAASVQLSVPVLAALMGVVVLSEPLSLSLVLASIAVLAGVGLVICRSPR, translated from the coding sequence ATGCCTGCCACCCGCGTCTGGCTGCTGACCGCCATTGCCATGCTGGCCTTTGCGGCCAATTCGTTGTTGTGCCGTATGGCGTTAGCGCAGGGGCACATTGATCCCGCCAGTTTTACCGCGCTGCGCCTGATCGCGGGCGCGGTGATGCTGGCGCTATTGGTTTCAGTGTCCGCTAAACCCAGGGCGCCTGTGTTTGTTCAAGGCAGCTGGCGCGGCGCCTTTGCATTGTTTATCTACGCCGCGGGCTTTTCCTTTGCTTACGTGGAACTCAATACCGCCACCGGTGCGCTCATCCTGTTTGCAGCGGTGCAGTTGTGCATGATTGCATTCGGCCTGTGGCAGGGCGAGCGTTTCAGCGCGCTGCAGTGGGCCGGTTTAGTTTGCGCTCTGGCCGGGCTTGCGTATCTGCTTGTGCCAAACGCGACGCGCCCTGACCTGTGGTCGGCGTTGTTGATGGCCGCTGCGGGCGTAGCCTGGGCCGTCTACTCACTATTGGGTAAACAAAGTCGCGGCGCCTTGTTTTTTACTGCCGGCAATTTTGTGAAATCGCTGGTCTTTGCGGCGCCCTTGCTATGGGCTTTTAATGATCTTTTTTACGTCAATGCCAAGGGCGTTGCGTTAGCGATTGCCTCCGGTGCCTTGGCATCGGGTATGGGGTACGCACTCTGGTACGCGCTGCTTCCGCACCTTAAGGCGATGACAGCCGCGTCGGTACAATTGAGCGTGCCCGTGCTTGCCGCGCTCATGGGTGTTGTGGTTTTGTCGGAACCGCTTTCGCTGTCTTTGGTGCTTGCCAGTATCGCTGTGCTGGCCGGAGTGGGGCTGGTGATCTGCCGATCGCCCCGCTGA
- a CDS encoding putative selenate ABC transporter substrate-binding protein, with protein sequence MRLLTALAALLVSLGVGAASTGNASEAQPEFTFTAIPDQNEAALRERFGAMADYLSGALGLKVHYVPVKSYPAAITAFRNNQVQLAWFGGLSGVQARALVPGSQALAQGYEDQFFKTYFIAHKSAGIAPAEQLTDALKGKTFTFGSKGSTSGRLMPEFYVREQFAAAPEQVFSRVGFSGDHSRTLALVASGAYQVGALNYSVWDQAVANGEVNTDDVQVIWTTPTYPDYQWSARGDLDAVYGEGFTQKLRAALLNMNDAALLKSFARTRFVPASNDFYQPIEDTAKAIGLMNDW encoded by the coding sequence GTGCGGTTATTGACTGCTTTAGCAGCGCTGCTCGTTTCTCTTGGCGTTGGTGCCGCAAGCACCGGCAATGCCTCGGAAGCACAGCCTGAATTTACCTTCACAGCCATCCCCGACCAGAATGAGGCCGCCCTGCGCGAGCGCTTTGGCGCCATGGCCGATTACCTGAGCGGCGCGCTTGGCCTTAAAGTGCACTATGTGCCGGTTAAAAGTTACCCGGCTGCCATCACCGCCTTCCGCAACAATCAGGTGCAACTGGCCTGGTTTGGCGGCTTGTCCGGTGTGCAGGCGCGTGCACTGGTGCCCGGTTCACAGGCGCTGGCACAAGGCTACGAAGACCAGTTTTTCAAAACCTATTTCATTGCCCACAAAAGTGCCGGCATCGCACCCGCTGAGCAACTGACCGACGCCCTCAAAGGCAAGACGTTTACCTTTGGCTCCAAAGGCTCCACCTCTGGCCGGTTAATGCCGGAGTTTTATGTGCGCGAGCAATTTGCCGCGGCACCCGAGCAGGTGTTTTCCCGCGTGGGATTTTCCGGTGATCATTCGCGCACCCTTGCGCTGGTGGCGAGCGGCGCCTATCAGGTGGGCGCGCTGAATTATTCCGTGTGGGATCAGGCGGTAGCCAACGGCGAGGTGAATACCGACGACGTACAAGTGATCTGGACCACCCCCACCTACCCGGACTACCAGTGGAGTGCACGCGGCGATCTGGACGCAGTATACGGCGAGGGCTTCACCCAGAAACTGCGCGCCGCCTTGTTGAACATGAACGACGCGGCATTGCTGAAAAGTTTTGCCCGCACGCGCTTTGTGCCGGCCAGCAATGATTTCTACCAGCCTATTGAAGACACGGCCAAGGCCATTGGCCTGATGAACGACTGGTAA